Proteins encoded in a region of the Paenibacillus sp. E222 genome:
- a CDS encoding MFS transporter, translating into MIFVSSITTPKLSHSTSNYLILITVIVVAGISQGLLLPVLSIFLEQKGVSPGLNGLNAAALYVGSFAMTLVAERLLGAIGFKKLIIGGLLFVMIPLILFPYFPDIKIWFILRLVVGIGDSALHYSAQLWVLLVTAPEKRGRYISLYGMSYGLGFSIGPLGIKLLGFGDAVPFWVLFVCMAAVLILVLMKLPDTKPEKAEHGQLPERRFRRSLGWAWYALLPALLYGYMEAGMNSNFPVYGLRIGLDANQISSLLPFVGIGGLFLQLPLGMLSDRYGRKQTLMFAGITGGIIFMLVPVAGTHFWWTLVLLTIAGGLVGSFFSLGLAYAADILPKALLPAANVVASFHFTIGSIIGPNLGGQVINWISPGSMFILLGFMYLLFGAAGVLFRRKPMLESVVK; encoded by the coding sequence ATGATTTTTGTGTCATCTATAACCACCCCCAAATTATCACATTCTACATCAAACTATCTCATTCTGATTACCGTTATTGTTGTGGCGGGGATCAGTCAGGGCCTTTTATTACCGGTGCTCTCGATTTTTTTGGAGCAAAAGGGAGTCTCACCGGGTTTAAACGGATTGAATGCAGCCGCACTGTACGTTGGCTCTTTTGCCATGACCTTGGTGGCCGAACGATTGCTGGGAGCTATTGGTTTCAAAAAGCTGATTATCGGCGGACTGTTATTTGTCATGATTCCCCTGATTCTGTTTCCTTATTTTCCGGATATCAAAATTTGGTTCATATTGCGTCTCGTCGTCGGAATCGGGGATAGTGCACTCCATTATTCTGCCCAATTATGGGTACTACTGGTGACCGCACCCGAAAAACGCGGACGTTACATCTCTTTATATGGAATGTCTTATGGTTTAGGATTCAGTATTGGCCCATTGGGAATCAAACTGCTTGGGTTTGGAGATGCCGTTCCATTCTGGGTATTATTCGTGTGTATGGCTGCTGTGCTTATCCTTGTATTAATGAAGCTTCCCGATACGAAGCCGGAAAAGGCTGAACATGGACAACTGCCTGAACGCCGTTTCCGTCGGAGCCTGGGTTGGGCGTGGTATGCGCTGTTGCCTGCGTTATTGTACGGGTACATGGAAGCCGGGATGAACAGCAATTTTCCGGTATACGGACTGCGTATTGGTCTGGATGCCAATCAGATATCGTCCTTGCTGCCTTTTGTCGGAATTGGTGGTCTGTTCCTGCAATTACCGCTAGGCATGTTGAGTGACCGTTATGGACGTAAGCAAACATTAATGTTTGCTGGTATTACTGGGGGGATCATCTTCATGCTGGTTCCTGTTGCGGGCACACATTTCTGGTGGACACTTGTGCTGTTGACCATAGCAGGAGGTCTGGTAGGTTCATTTTTCTCGCTTGGCCTGGCTTATGCCGCAGATATTTTGCCAAAAGCGCTGCTGCCTGCAGCGAACGTGGTGGCCTCATTTCATTTTACAATTGGAAGCATCATTGGACCGAATCTGGGTGGGCAAGTGATCAACTGGATTTCACCAGGAAGCATGTTTATTTTGCTTGGATTCATGTATCTTCTTTTTGGTGCAGCAGGTGTATTATTTCGTCGTAAACCTATGCTCGAATCTGTGGTAAAATAG
- a CDS encoding helix-turn-helix transcriptional regulator, with product MAYHVKIDVSPIYEMLNSFLVYVTKKWIQHLDVGPEWIIEVEGKLSSNVRAALAPAATWPFDDFDVLFAWAAYRNTSNENIDFLDMLAGLTAEELFARVSVLLPHLTIEESTRIRDSYVPLLRLWDQHYCQNMSEDYRTWLEEDAEEKRVLLDKMGPELLIEYATAGVLVEPMPGLDEVILFPTVHNRPINMYCFYEGMMIMQYPVDAPEEDEDQPPTCLLRFTHALADPERLRLLRYVSGEPKSLAEMCEELGKDEDMVKDQVMALRIAGLLRTHLLGSNRKEKYSIRPDGVSELNMFLESYIRI from the coding sequence ATGGCTTATCACGTTAAAATCGATGTTTCACCGATATATGAAATGCTCAACAGCTTTTTGGTCTATGTAACGAAGAAATGGATTCAACATCTGGATGTTGGCCCCGAATGGATCATTGAGGTGGAAGGCAAACTAAGTTCCAATGTTCGAGCAGCGCTCGCACCTGCTGCCACCTGGCCTTTTGATGACTTTGATGTATTATTTGCATGGGCGGCCTATCGGAACACTTCTAATGAGAATATTGATTTTCTGGATATGCTTGCTGGACTGACAGCCGAAGAGCTGTTCGCACGCGTATCTGTTCTGCTTCCCCATCTTACAATAGAAGAATCTACACGTATTCGGGATAGCTATGTGCCACTTTTACGACTCTGGGATCAGCATTACTGCCAGAATATGAGTGAGGATTATCGTACCTGGCTCGAGGAAGACGCTGAAGAGAAACGCGTACTGCTTGATAAAATGGGGCCTGAACTCCTTATTGAATACGCTACTGCGGGTGTTCTGGTTGAACCGATGCCTGGACTGGATGAAGTTATCCTGTTTCCAACCGTCCACAACCGTCCTATTAATATGTACTGCTTCTATGAGGGCATGATGATCATGCAGTATCCTGTAGACGCACCGGAAGAGGATGAAGACCAACCACCGACCTGTCTGCTTCGTTTCACACATGCCCTGGCTGATCCGGAAAGACTCCGTCTGCTCCGCTACGTGTCAGGTGAACCGAAGTCGCTCGCCGAAATGTGTGAAGAGTTGGGCAAAGACGAGGATATGGTTAAAGATCAGGTTATGGCACTGCGCATCGCTGGACTGCTGCGAACCCATCTGCTCGGCAGTAATCGGAAAGAGAAATACAGTATTCGACCGGATGGCGTATCTGAATTGAACATGTTCCTGGAATCCTATATTCGCATATAA
- a CDS encoding phosphonate ABC transporter ATP-binding protein: MIRVEGLSKSVGADRVPVLRDIRFDMQQGEMIGVVGSSGSGKSMLLKCLAMMEKWDSGQFTVDGAEIIKEGWSGKRKIKREWAYLEQNPQLYPRRTALKNVLIGRSGQTPLWRMVTGMVRSDDYMGAMDYLEGLGLLDKAHQTAEKLSGGEKQRVAIARALAHGAKVVLADEPVIGLDPHTADTVLETLRKLCEEERATVIAVLPIEMAEKHATRIWGLAEGKIAFDIRGRRLTQQEKNMI; this comes from the coding sequence ATGATCAGAGTTGAGGGTTTAAGCAAATCCGTTGGAGCGGACCGGGTTCCGGTTCTGCGGGATATACGGTTCGATATGCAACAGGGAGAAATGATCGGTGTAGTAGGCTCGAGTGGCAGCGGGAAAAGCATGCTGCTTAAATGCCTTGCTATGATGGAAAAATGGGATAGTGGTCAATTTACGGTGGACGGCGCCGAGATTATAAAAGAAGGTTGGTCCGGAAAACGGAAAATTAAACGGGAATGGGCATACTTGGAACAGAATCCGCAATTGTATCCGAGACGTACAGCTTTGAAAAATGTATTGATCGGTCGGTCTGGTCAAACCCCTTTGTGGAGAATGGTAACAGGTATGGTTCGTTCGGATGATTATATGGGTGCGATGGATTATCTGGAAGGGCTCGGATTGCTGGATAAAGCACACCAGACGGCAGAGAAGCTCAGTGGTGGCGAGAAGCAGCGTGTTGCAATTGCCAGAGCGCTCGCGCATGGTGCCAAAGTTGTTTTGGCAGATGAGCCTGTCATCGGACTTGATCCTCATACCGCAGATACGGTGCTGGAAACGCTGCGCAAATTGTGCGAAGAGGAACGAGCTACCGTGATAGCAGTATTGCCGATTGAAATGGCAGAGAAACATGCGACCCGCATCTGGGGTCTTGCGGAAGGCAAAATTGCTTTTGATATACGTGGACGTCGCTTGACACAACAAGAAAAAAATATGATTTAA
- a CDS encoding HAD family hydrolase, with amino-acid sequence MKIIKQHILFDLDDTLVYCNKYFNLVLGEFFENMQEWFDGHALTVQQIREKQLEIDVTGVNKLGFASHHFPQSLIDTYRYFSQKFSKPTSHQEESYLTKLGMSVYDQEVEPYPHMVETLENLKSAGHALYLYTGGETVIQQRKIDQMKLSAYFDDRIYIRQHKNIEALEGILSNGPFDRRATWMIGNSLRTDIMPAVTAGIHSIYIKQPNEWQYNMVELQPNPETSMYTITALEEVPKVIHENIQQQQQKRTLG; translated from the coding sequence ATGAAAATAATAAAACAACATATTTTGTTTGATCTCGATGATACACTCGTGTACTGCAATAAATATTTCAACCTGGTGCTTGGTGAATTCTTCGAGAACATGCAGGAGTGGTTTGACGGACATGCCCTAACGGTTCAACAAATTAGGGAAAAGCAGCTGGAGATCGATGTAACCGGGGTTAACAAACTGGGATTTGCAAGTCACCATTTCCCGCAATCCCTTATTGATACTTACCGTTACTTCTCCCAGAAGTTCTCAAAGCCAACCTCTCATCAAGAAGAGTCTTACCTCACCAAATTAGGAATGAGTGTATATGACCAAGAGGTTGAGCCTTATCCGCATATGGTCGAAACGCTGGAGAATCTTAAGTCAGCTGGACATGCCCTGTATCTGTACACAGGAGGAGAAACCGTAATTCAGCAGCGGAAGATTGACCAGATGAAGCTCTCGGCTTATTTCGATGACCGGATCTACATTCGGCAGCATAAGAACATTGAAGCGCTGGAAGGGATTCTCTCAAATGGCCCGTTTGATCGTCGTGCAACGTGGATGATTGGTAACTCACTGCGCACAGATATCATGCCAGCAGTGACGGCTGGTATCCATAGCATATATATCAAGCAGCCTAACGAATGGCAATACAATATGGTGGAGCTTCAACCTAATCCCGAGACATCGATGTATACCATCACGGCCCTGGAAGAGGTACCGAAGGTCATCCATGAAAATATACAACAGCAGCAACAGAAAAGGACCCTTGGGTAA